GCCCCTGCCGCCGCGAAGCAGCAGCACGCGCTCGCCGTGGCGCAAAACTTCGGCGACAAACGCGCCCGTTTCGGCGCTGTAAATTATAGTGCCGGGGGGGACGCGCAGTTCGGCGTCTCTTCCCGACGCTCCCGTTTTCAGACGCCCCATACCCTTGCCGCCGTTTTCTGCGGAGAGGTTCGGAGTGTACTGGTAGCGTTCCAAGTCTCCGATGTTTTCGTCGCCGACAGCCCAGACGTCGCCGCCCTTGCCGCCGTCGCCGCCGTCGGGACCTCCGCGGGGAATGAATTTTTCACGGCGGAAGCCCGCGCAGCCCTTGCCGCCGTCCCCCGCTCTCAGCGATACCGTTGCTTCATCGACAAACATTTTTTCCCTTCCTGTCAGCTTGGGGTTCGAACGAGCCGAAGCCTATTTTTTCAGGGCTTCGCGCCACGCCGATATTTGCGACTCTATCTGGCGCGCCCCCGGCATGCCGATTTTCTCGCGCATGGCAAACGCGCGTTTGAGGTCGAAAACATCGCGCCACGATTTGTCCGCCTTGTCGCAGATTGCAAAAACGTCGGCGTCGTCGAGCTTGTCTATCGGCGTTTTTTTGCGCTCCGAAAGCGCGACGATTTCGCCCACGCAGTGGTGCGCCTTTCTGAACGGAACGCCGCGCATGACGAAATAGTCGGCGAGGTCGGTCGCAAGCAGAAGCGGGTCGGAGACGGCGAGGTCGCACTTGTCTTTGCGGAACTTGATTTTCTTTGCGCATTCGGTCAGAACGTCGAGGCAAATGGAGGTTTGGGCGAAGGAGTCGAAAATCGGGGGTTTGTCCTCCTGTAAGTCGCGGTTGTATGTGAGCGGAAGCCCCTTGACGAGCGCGAAAAGCGCGGACAAATTGCCGATGAGCCGCGCGGATTTTCCGCGCATAAGCTCGAACGCGTCGGGGTTTTTCTTCTGCGGCATGAGCGACGAACCCGTCGTGAACGTGTCGGGCAGCGAAACGAACGCGAACTCCGACGTATTCCAAATTATGACGTCTTCCGAAACCCTCGAAAGGTGCACGCCGAGCGTCGCGCACGCGAACGCGAATTCGAGGAAAAGGTCGCGGTCGGCGACGGCGTCCATGCTGTTGCCCGTAAGGACGGGATCTCCCGTTTCGGGGTCGGTAAAGCCGAGAAGCTCGGCGGTTTCAAGCCTGTCGATGGGAAGCGTCGTTCCCGCAATCGCCCCGCTGCCGAGCGGGCACACGTTGGCGGCGTCGAATGCGAACTTAAAACGCTCGACGTCGCGGGCGAACATTTCGACCCACGCCAGTATGTGGTGCGCCGCGCTCACGGGCTGGGCGCGCTGCAAATGCGTGTAGCCGGGAATGAAAACCGCCCTGTTTGCGTCGGCAAAATCGACAAGCACGCGCAGAAGCTTTTCGAGCTTTGCGACAATCTCAGCGCAGGCGTATTTGAAAAAGAGGCGCATGTCGGTGGCAACCTGGTCGTTGCGGCTGCGGGCTGTGTGGAGCTTTGCGGCGGCGGGAACTTCCTTTGTGAGCGCCTGCTCGATGTTCATGTGGACGTCTTCGAGCGACGCACTCCACTGGAAGTCTCCCTTTTCGATTCTCTTTAAAATTTTCGCAAGCCCGCCCACAATCTGCCTGCACTCCGACTTCGATATGATTCCCGTTTTTGCGAGCATTTTCGCGTGCGCCGTCGAGCCCTGAATATCGAAACGCGCAAGGAGTTTGTCGAACGATACGGACTCGCTGAAACGCAACATCAAATCGCTGGGGGCTTCCGAAAACCTGCCGCCCCAGCTTGCCTGAGATTCTTTTCCGTCTTTTTTCATACTGCAAAAAACTACAACACAAGTTCCCCCTCTTTACAACAAAAAAGCTGAACAGCCGCTTGCCCGCGCCCGTATTTTAAATTTGACACCCGCGCGCGTTTTCCGTTTTTTAATTAAACCTATGAACAAACGGGATTTTCTCACAGGCGCGGGAATAATGACCGCGGCAACTCTTGCAAACGCAATTCCGGCATCCGAGGCAAAAGCGCCGGGCGCGCTCAACGTGCGCGACTTCGGCGCAAAGGGAGACGGAAAAACCTCGGATACCGCCGCGATTCAGGCGGCTCTCGACGCCGCGGGCAAAACCGAGGGCACGGTGTATTTTCCGAGCGGCGTGTACTTGTGCTCCGACCTTAAAGTGCGCCCGTACACAACCCTGCTTTCCGAACCGCAATGGATTTATTCGGGCGAAAAACGCGGCGCGGTGCTGCAACTCGACTCCGAAAACGCAAGCTGCTTGCTCGACATTACGAGAGCATACGCCGCGCGCATACGCGGGCTGACGCTTTGCGGCATACGCAATGCGGAAAAGCGCATACACGGAATCTACCTCAACAACGAAAAATTCAGCCCGAAAGAGGACACGGTCGTAATAGACGACGTTAAGGTGCAAAAATTTTCGGGGCACGGAATTTTCCTGCAGCGCGTGTGGCTGTTTATAATCCGCCACAGCATATTTTACTCCAACGCGGGTTGCGGAGCAATGCTGATAGGCTGGGACGGATTCGTTGCGGACAACCAGTTTTCGGGAAACGCCTCGCACGGTTTCGCCTGCGCGGGAGTCGGAAGCACGGTGATGTTCACAGCCAACCGCGTTGAATGGAACAGGCAATACGGGCTATACATACCCAAGGGGAACACATGGAATATCACGGGCAATTCGTTCGACAGAAACTTCGGCGCGGGCTTGAAGCTCGAAAACGTAGATTCCATCACGGTTACGGGAAACGTGTTCCGCCGCTGCGGCAAGGACAGCGGACAACTTGCGGAGGGCGAAACTTCGGCGCAGGTGATTTTCGACGGCTCGAAGGGAATCTGCGTAAGCGGCAACGCGTTCAAGGCGGGACGCGACGATGGAGGGAAAGGCAAATACACGCCGCAGGTAGGGTTTATATTGAAGAATCTTTCGCATTCGGTAATATCGAACAATACCCTCTACCGCGGATACATGAACGAAATGAAACTCGATCTCGGCGGGCACGGCAGGGATTTTATATTTTCGAACAACGTAGGCTGCCCCTTCGGGGAGTAAAAAAAGCGGCGCGCGGAGCCGCGAAAGACGCGGACGCATTTTCCGCGCTTTTCGGAGTTTGCCCTGCTTCGTTTGCTTGACATTTTTTTTATATATGTAAAAATGTACCAAATAAACTCCACCGTTTTGCGGCTTGAAAATCTCGCAACCGCGCTCTGTCGGACGCATTCGGAGGGGCATATTACCGCCGGACGGAAACGCCGGCGGAATCGGGGACAGTCCGCTCCCGCAGACACCGACCGCCGTGCGGCATTCCACTCCGGAACGCGCAGCGCGGCGCAAGAGTCGGTCGGCGGACAAACAAACAAACGGAAATAACGAAAGACAAAATACCATGGCAAAAAAAGTTGCTAAAAAAGCCCCCACCAAAAAAGCTTCCGTAAAATCGGCAAGTTCCAAAAACAAAAAATATACATACCTGTTCGGAAGCAAAACCGACGGCGACGCAAAAATGCGCAACCTCCTCGGCGGCAAGGGCGCAAACCTCGCCGAAATGGCGAGAATAGGACTGCCCGTCCCCCCCGGATTCACAATCACGACGGAAGTCTGCACGCACTTTTACGACAACGGCAAAAAATATCCCGCGTCGCTCGAAGCGCAGGTAAAGGCGGGCGTGCAGTCGGTAGAAAGGCAGATGGGCAAAATCTTCGGCGACGAAAAAGATCCCCTGCTCTTCTCCGTCCGCTCCGGCGCGAGGGAATCCATGCCCGGCATGATGGACACAATCCTCAACCTCGGTCTCAACGACAAAACCGTTGAGGGGCTTTCCGCAAAGACAAACAACCCCCGCTTTGCGTGGGACTGCTACCGCAGGTTCGTCCAAATGTACGGCGATGTCGTGATGGGCGTTCAGGCGCGGAACGAAGCCGAAACCGAGCCTTTCCACAAAGTGATGGAAACGCTGAAAGCGGAAGTCGGCGCAAAGCTCGACACAGACCTCGACGTCGCCGCGCTCAAAGAGCTTGTCAAACGCTACAAAGCCCTGATTAGGGAACGCGCGGGCAAGAGCTTCCCGCAGGACGTATACGACCAGCTTTGGGGCGCAATCGGCGCGGTGTTCGGCTCGTGGATGAACGAACGCGCAATCATCTACCGCCAAAAATACAACATTCCCGCAAGCTGGGGCACGGCGGTAAACGTGCAGACAATGGTCTTCGGCAACAAGGGCGAAACGAGCGCGACGGGCGTCGCCTTCACGCGCGACCCCGCAAACGGCGAAAACGAATTCTACGGCGAATACCTCATCAACGCGCAGGGCGAGGACGTCGTGGCGGGCGTACGCACCCCGCACAAAATTTCCGAACTCTCGAAGGAAATGCCCAAGGCATTCAAGGAGCTGCTGGCTATCCGCAAGAAGCTCGAATCGCACTTCAAGGACATGCAGGACTTCGAATTTACAATCGAGGAAAACAAACTCTACATGCTCCAAACCCGCAACGGCAAACGCACGGGGCTTGCGGCGGTGAGAATCGCGGTGGAAAT
The Opitutia bacterium KCR 482 genome window above contains:
- the argH gene encoding argininosuccinate lyase; this encodes MKKDGKESQASWGGRFSEAPSDLMLRFSESVSFDKLLARFDIQGSTAHAKMLAKTGIISKSECRQIVGGLAKILKRIEKGDFQWSASLEDVHMNIEQALTKEVPAAAKLHTARSRNDQVATDMRLFFKYACAEIVAKLEKLLRVLVDFADANRAVFIPGYTHLQRAQPVSAAHHILAWVEMFARDVERFKFAFDAANVCPLGSGAIAGTTLPIDRLETAELLGFTDPETGDPVLTGNSMDAVADRDLFLEFAFACATLGVHLSRVSEDVIIWNTSEFAFVSLPDTFTTGSSLMPQKKNPDAFELMRGKSARLIGNLSALFALVKGLPLTYNRDLQEDKPPIFDSFAQTSICLDVLTECAKKIKFRKDKCDLAVSDPLLLATDLADYFVMRGVPFRKAHHCVGEIVALSERKKTPIDKLDDADVFAICDKADKSWRDVFDLKRAFAMREKIGMPGARQIESQISAWREALKK
- a CDS encoding right-handed parallel beta-helix repeat-containing protein, translated to MNKRDFLTGAGIMTAATLANAIPASEAKAPGALNVRDFGAKGDGKTSDTAAIQAALDAAGKTEGTVYFPSGVYLCSDLKVRPYTTLLSEPQWIYSGEKRGAVLQLDSENASCLLDITRAYAARIRGLTLCGIRNAEKRIHGIYLNNEKFSPKEDTVVIDDVKVQKFSGHGIFLQRVWLFIIRHSIFYSNAGCGAMLIGWDGFVADNQFSGNASHGFACAGVGSTVMFTANRVEWNRQYGLYIPKGNTWNITGNSFDRNFGAGLKLENVDSITVTGNVFRRCGKDSGQLAEGETSAQVIFDGSKGICVSGNAFKAGRDDGGKGKYTPQVGFILKNLSHSVISNNTLYRGYMNEMKLDLGGHGRDFIFSNNVGCPFGE